The following coding sequences lie in one Acidobacteriota bacterium genomic window:
- a CDS encoding S9 family peptidase — protein MEASAEKVATAEISELVKRMGRIGSAASPSFSPDGQWVAFVTGLSGSPQIWKVPVEGGFPRQITAFDAQVQGARWSPTSDWIAFNLAPGGSLAGEVWIVRSDGTEAQRLLGGDGTSNRVSGWTDDGTHLLVSSNRRDPSAPDPYLLEVATGELTRFSEASGFTFLTDVSPDRQRAVLWRMENRSSNDLLLVDRSADTAVGSPEAAAEDDSSDTPDSAPDSASAREIVLTPHEGPGSFGGGQLTPDGRAVYLTTNQDRDLQAFARLALTETGEPDQLIILAERDDAELDTFVLSPDGSRILLLWNQAGRSQWELLQVTPDGQLDGKLLLPEPPAEILSGVQFSRDSHHLVFNASGAAAPSDIWTLDPSCGCLNQLTFSPHAGVDLDQLVRPELVRYPAHDGLELTAWLYRPPGVTGPAPYVLAFHGGPEGQERPYFRSTFQALLSQGIGVLGTNVRGSSGFGKRFVNLDNGKLRFDAIRDIESSTRYLTQAGIADADRLGIMGGSYGGYMTMAGLTWYPDLFAAGANLYGVVNFETFFEHTEPYIAAISKIEYGDPDTQADLLRDLSPIHKVDQITAPTLVLHGANDTNVPVVEAEQVVDNLQRRNIPVRYVLFPDEGHGFRDTENRVTSTVEVVRWFGEWLGAGGSHRSKHRRPPGAEVGGGRTVLPVSGGAGG, from the coding sequence GTGGAAGCTAGCGCGGAGAAAGTTGCCACCGCGGAGATCTCCGAGCTGGTAAAGCGCATGGGGCGCATCGGCTCCGCAGCCTCGCCGAGCTTCTCCCCGGACGGCCAGTGGGTGGCCTTCGTCACCGGCCTCAGCGGCAGCCCGCAGATCTGGAAGGTACCCGTCGAGGGCGGCTTCCCGCGGCAAATCACCGCCTTCGACGCCCAGGTCCAGGGCGCCCGCTGGTCCCCCACCTCTGATTGGATTGCCTTCAACCTCGCCCCCGGCGGCAGTCTCGCCGGCGAGGTGTGGATCGTCCGCTCCGACGGCACCGAAGCCCAACGCCTGTTGGGAGGGGACGGCACCAGCAACCGGGTCAGCGGCTGGACCGATGACGGCACCCACTTGTTGGTCAGCTCCAACCGCCGCGATCCCAGCGCCCCCGACCCCTACCTCCTGGAGGTCGCCACCGGCGAGCTGACGCGCTTCAGCGAAGCCTCCGGCTTCACCTTCCTCACCGACGTCAGCCCGGATCGCCAACGGGCGGTGCTCTGGCGGATGGAGAACCGCAGCAGCAACGACCTGCTGCTGGTGGACCGTTCCGCCGACACCGCTGTGGGCTCCCCCGAGGCTGCTGCCGAGGACGACTCCAGCGACACCCCCGACAGCGCTCCCGACAGCGCCTCCGCCCGAGAAATCGTCCTCACTCCCCACGAGGGCCCCGGATCCTTCGGCGGCGGCCAGCTCACCCCCGACGGCCGGGCCGTCTATCTCACCACCAACCAGGACCGCGACCTCCAGGCCTTCGCGCGCCTGGCCCTCACCGAGACCGGGGAGCCGGACCAGCTGATCATCCTGGCCGAGCGCGACGACGCCGAGCTCGACACCTTCGTCCTCAGCCCCGACGGCTCGCGCATTCTGCTGCTGTGGAATCAGGCCGGGCGTAGCCAGTGGGAGCTCCTCCAGGTCACCCCCGACGGCCAGCTGGACGGCAAGCTTCTCCTCCCCGAACCCCCGGCGGAGATCCTCTCCGGCGTCCAGTTCTCCCGGGACAGCCACCACCTGGTCTTCAACGCCTCCGGCGCCGCCGCGCCATCGGACATCTGGACCCTCGACCCCTCCTGCGGCTGCCTAAACCAGCTCACCTTCAGCCCCCACGCCGGCGTCGATCTCGACCAGTTGGTGCGCCCGGAGCTGGTCCGCTACCCGGCCCACGACGGCCTCGAGCTCACCGCCTGGCTCTACCGGCCGCCGGGAGTCACCGGCCCCGCCCCCTACGTCCTCGCCTTCCACGGCGGCCCGGAAGGCCAGGAACGCCCCTATTTCCGCTCGACGTTCCAGGCCCTCCTCAGCCAAGGCATCGGCGTCCTCGGCACCAACGTCCGAGGCTCCTCCGGCTTCGGTAAGCGCTTTGTGAACCTAGACAACGGCAAGCTCCGCTTCGACGCCATCCGCGACATCGAGTCCAGTACCCGCTACCTCACCCAAGCCGGCATCGCCGACGCCGACCGCCTGGGCATCATGGGCGGCTCCTACGGCGGCTACATGACCATGGCCGGCCTCACCTGGTACCCGGACCTCTTCGCCGCCGGCGCCAATCTCTACGGCGTGGTGAATTTCGAAACCTTCTTCGAGCACACCGAGCCCTATATCGCCGCCATCTCCAAAATCGAATACGGCGACCCCGACACCCAAGCCGACCTCCTCCGCGACCTCTCCCCGATCCACAAAGTCGACCAAATCACCGCCCCCACCCTCGTCCTCCACGGCGCCAACGACACCAACGTCCCCGTCGTCGAAGCCGAACAAGTCGTCGACAACCTCCAACGCCGCAACATCCCCGTCCGCTACGTCCTCTTTCCGGACGAAGGGCACGGTTTTCGGGATACGGAGAATCGGGTGACTTCGACGGTGGAGGTTGTGCGGTGGTTTGGGGAGTGGTTGGGGGCGGGGGGCAGCCATCGGAGCAAGCATCGGCGGCCACCGGGCGCTGAGGTGGGCGGGGGGCGAACGGTTCTGCCGGTAAGCGGCGGCGCCGGCGGCTAG
- a CDS encoding prolyl oligopeptidase family serine peptidase, with amino-acid sequence MHKVDQLTAPTLVLHGANDTNVPIVEAEQVVDILKRRNIPVRYILFPNEGHGFRNTKNRVTSTVEVVRWLGEWLGGATANAK; translated from the coding sequence ATCCACAAAGTCGACCAACTCACCGCCCCCACCCTCGTCCTCCATGGCGCCAACGACACCAACGTCCCCATCGTCGAAGCCGAACAAGTCGTCGATATCCTCAAACGCCGCAACATCCCCGTCCGCTACATCCTCTTCCCCAACGAAGGGCACGGCTTCCGGAACACGAAGAATCGGGTGACTTCGACGGTGGAGGTGGTGCGGTGGCTTGGGGAGTGGTTGGGGGGGGCTACGGCGAACGCAAAATAA
- a CDS encoding ATP-binding protein — protein sequence MFGELEVLAGWFSLAAHFPLAAGWVTIKGDSVLRAILDFDDYDEVFTPGAPMENGRFFFGRDQELSDLERAIKRRGHHPIVIGNRGVGKTSLVRQAFTNQGVKSVFVTCNSRISFDEFARNTLEEIGLDISSVEVRDSAVRSFEGKGAPFGVGARATRASKTDTTRKPLWANEIDPWTFYRLLRKHPEKIVIILDEYDVVGSRKNREFHGATAELIKTLADNSLDCDSRLVVVGVSHSAQALLGRHESIERSAREIYLRPLRREDVADFLSQAEQSLGFEFLPQVKRSIIMNSGGYPYFVHLVGLECLDAMTRRAGEGRLVEMVDYENAMRRSVQRAFRSELRKYREAMLKLGEGEMALVRMLARISIDRGVTRAELRNRLKKNGVNPGEFNDMLLRLQQERHLVYISRNKDEVRFADPLMAPFLRLAIFPKRESLDRDQLELFG from the coding sequence TTGCCGGCTGGTTCTCCTTGGCCGCGCATTTCCCTCTGGCAGCTGGTTGGGTCACAATCAAAGGAGATTCAGTGCTTAGGGCGATTCTAGATTTTGACGACTATGACGAGGTCTTTACTCCTGGTGCACCGATGGAGAATGGGAGATTCTTTTTTGGTCGAGATCAAGAGCTTAGCGACTTGGAAAGGGCGATCAAACGCCGTGGGCACCATCCAATTGTGATCGGTAATAGAGGTGTCGGAAAAACCTCCCTTGTACGGCAAGCCTTCACAAATCAGGGTGTCAAGTCCGTATTTGTGACCTGCAACTCAAGAATCTCCTTCGATGAGTTTGCTCGAAACACTCTTGAGGAGATTGGGTTAGATATTTCTTCCGTTGAGGTGAGGGATTCAGCGGTTAGATCCTTTGAGGGTAAGGGCGCTCCCTTCGGAGTTGGCGCAAGGGCCACCCGAGCCTCAAAGACGGATACTACGAGAAAGCCACTCTGGGCCAATGAGATTGACCCATGGACTTTCTATCGTTTGCTCCGGAAGCACCCAGAGAAAATTGTTATCATTCTTGATGAATATGATGTGGTTGGTTCGAGGAAGAATAGAGAATTTCATGGGGCTACTGCTGAGCTAATAAAGACTCTTGCCGATAATAGTCTTGATTGTGATAGCAGGCTTGTGGTTGTTGGCGTGTCGCACTCTGCTCAAGCTTTGCTTGGGCGCCATGAAAGCATCGAGCGGAGTGCTCGGGAGATATATTTGCGTCCATTACGCCGTGAGGATGTTGCAGATTTTCTCTCGCAGGCCGAGCAGAGTCTCGGTTTTGAATTTCTTCCTCAGGTGAAGAGATCGATAATTATGAACTCAGGGGGTTATCCTTATTTCGTGCACCTGGTTGGTCTGGAGTGCCTTGATGCGATGACTCGGCGGGCCGGGGAAGGCCGGTTGGTTGAGATGGTGGACTACGAGAACGCAATGCGTCGATCCGTGCAGCGAGCTTTTCGATCGGAGCTGCGGAAATATAGAGAGGCTATGCTAAAGCTGGGCGAGGGAGAGATGGCGTTGGTCAGGATGCTGGCTCGAATTAGCATAGATAGGGGGGTCACTCGCGCAGAGCTAAGGAATCGTCTTAAGAAAAATGGCGTAAATCCTGGGGAGTTTAATGACATGCTGTTGAGGCTGCAGCAAGAAAGACACCTGGTCTACATAAGTCGGAATAAGGATGAAGTTAGGTTTGCTGATCCGCTAATGGCCCCTTTCTTAAGGCTTGCGATTTTTCCAAAGAGAGAGTCGCTGGATAGGGACCAGTTGGAGCTTTTTGGCTAG
- a CDS encoding LemA family protein, whose protein sequence is MSSKAFLFLGCGAFVMIGLVVGFLMMVGGHNQLITHQQNVGAAWAQVQNAYQRRADLVPNLVATVKGAADFQSETLQAVVDARSRVGNIQIEGAPTEQMLESFEAAQGELSSALSRLLVVVENYPELTATENFRDLQSQLEGTENRISVERRRFNEAVREYNTLRGKIPMNLIANVMGFEEKPYFAADAGAEKAPEVQF, encoded by the coding sequence ATGAGCAGCAAAGCCTTCTTATTTTTGGGCTGTGGAGCCTTCGTGATGATCGGCCTGGTGGTGGGCTTTTTGATGATGGTGGGAGGCCACAACCAGCTGATCACCCACCAGCAGAACGTCGGGGCCGCCTGGGCCCAGGTGCAGAACGCCTACCAGCGGCGGGCGGATCTGGTGCCCAATCTGGTGGCGACGGTGAAGGGCGCCGCGGACTTCCAGAGCGAGACCCTGCAGGCGGTGGTGGACGCGCGCTCGCGGGTGGGCAACATCCAGATCGAGGGCGCTCCCACGGAGCAGATGCTCGAATCCTTCGAGGCGGCCCAGGGCGAGCTGAGCTCGGCGCTGTCGCGGCTGTTGGTGGTGGTGGAGAACTATCCGGAGCTGACGGCGACGGAGAATTTCCGCGATCTGCAGAGCCAGCTGGAGGGCACGGAGAACCGCATCTCCGTCGAGCGCCGGCGCTTCAACGAGGCGGTGCGGGAGTACAACACCCTGCGGGGTAAGATCCCGATGAATCTGATCGCCAACGTCATGGGCTTCGAAGAAAAGCCCTACTTCGCCGCCGATGCGGGGGCGGAGAAGGCGCCGGAAGTGCAGTTCTAG
- a CDS encoding right-handed parallel beta-helix repeat-containing protein, translating into MFSGFHRFAPTILQMSRAAAVLAGAWLLAMLPATTAAAIEPSHPGASSDGVFQGLRGDGAGLGGAVLNVDTAMSFPTIQDAINAAVAGQTLEVTVPSLVEGQILVDRSLTLRGATGTEEVLMAVDTGSAGDARAWFLVETGVDLTVEGLTFDGNGFMVHQAFRHRGTGSFADCAFRDIQFNPSGPTYAGTAIVAFGGAVDVRRCSFETVGRVGILLFGAGVSGAVVEDSVFTGKGDGDFLDYGVEVGAGAVATVQRNRFTDARGVASSDGSRSAGMLVTTFFGPGTAATVEENDFEDNDRGLQVGFDGDTSAVTASFNRFFNNNFGMGSTAPGVLAENNWWCCNGGPLDMACDTFKGPEDPDFDPWLVLEVSADPPSAPGGTSSLITADLTMNSDGMDTSGLGHVPNDIPVLFSATLGIVNPSMVGTMDGIAEASFVAGPNPGPADVDATVDCETVTAAVEVLPGGVAIPALGPAGLALLALLIACAAVVLRRRRVAS; encoded by the coding sequence ATGTTTTCAGGGTTCCACCGCTTCGCTCCAACCATTCTTCAGATGTCCCGCGCTGCCGCCGTCCTCGCCGGAGCGTGGCTGCTCGCCATGCTGCCGGCGACGACGGCGGCGGCCATCGAACCCTCCCATCCCGGCGCCAGCTCCGACGGCGTTTTTCAGGGACTGCGGGGGGACGGTGCGGGGCTGGGGGGCGCGGTGCTCAATGTCGATACGGCGATGAGCTTCCCGACTATCCAGGACGCCATCAACGCCGCCGTCGCCGGGCAGACCTTGGAGGTGACGGTGCCCAGCCTGGTCGAGGGGCAGATTTTGGTGGATCGTAGCCTGACCCTGCGGGGGGCCACCGGCACCGAGGAGGTGTTGATGGCGGTGGACACCGGCAGCGCCGGCGACGCCCGGGCCTGGTTTTTGGTGGAGACCGGAGTCGACCTGACGGTCGAGGGACTGACCTTCGACGGCAACGGCTTCATGGTGCACCAGGCCTTCCGTCACCGCGGCACCGGCAGCTTCGCAGATTGCGCCTTCCGGGACATCCAATTCAACCCCTCGGGACCGACCTACGCCGGCACCGCCATCGTCGCCTTCGGTGGCGCCGTGGACGTGCGGCGGTGCAGCTTCGAGACCGTGGGCCGAGTGGGCATTCTGCTCTTCGGCGCTGGAGTCAGCGGTGCGGTGGTGGAGGACAGCGTGTTCACCGGCAAGGGGGACGGCGATTTCCTCGATTACGGCGTCGAGGTGGGGGCCGGGGCTGTCGCCACGGTGCAGCGCAACCGCTTCACCGATGCCCGCGGCGTCGCCAGCTCCGACGGCTCCCGGTCGGCGGGGATGTTGGTCACCACCTTCTTCGGTCCCGGCACCGCAGCGACGGTGGAGGAGAACGACTTCGAGGACAACGACCGCGGCCTGCAAGTGGGCTTCGACGGCGACACCTCGGCGGTGACCGCCTCTTTCAACCGCTTCTTCAACAACAACTTCGGCATGGGCAGCACCGCGCCGGGGGTGCTGGCGGAGAACAATTGGTGGTGCTGCAACGGTGGGCCCTTGGACATGGCCTGCGACACCTTCAAGGGGCCGGAGGATCCGGATTTCGACCCGTGGCTGGTGCTCGAAGTGAGCGCCGACCCGCCCTCTGCCCCCGGCGGCACCAGCTCACTGATCACCGCAGATCTGACCATGAACTCCGACGGCATGGACACTTCCGGCCTGGGCCACGTGCCCAACGACATCCCGGTGCTCTTCAGCGCCACCCTCGGCATCGTCAATCCGAGCATGGTGGGGACGATGGACGGCATCGCCGAAGCGAGCTTCGTGGCCGGCCCCAACCCCGGACCCGCCGACGTCGACGCGACGGTGGATTGCGAAACCGTCACCGCCGCCGTCGAAGTGCTCCCCGGCGGCGTCGCCATTCCCGCCCTAGGCCCCGCTGGATTGGCCCTGCTGGCGCTCCTCATCGCCTGCGCGGCGGTCGTCCTGCGGCGTCGCCGAGTGGCCTCTTAG
- a CDS encoding TPM domain-containing protein → MTSGILRRAALERLALLWLLLGVFCLGALTLAAEEEVPFLTGRVNDYAQMLSEDVEARITTQLKALEESTGAQVVVLTVDSLDGEDIEGYSWRVAETWGLGRGEVDDGILFVVAQNDRKMRLEVGYGLEPMVTDALSSRILNEIVAPRFRAGDFGGGVEKGVSAVVGLVEGRSDALPERVADFPGLRGGAQIGGLLVFLLTVGTFSLSAIFSRGCAAVVLFFFLMPFWYFFPQALLGPPAGLIALVAWLLVFPVLWLWFHKTGAGKRFADKGAWSGPFISGGGWSSGGGGWSSGGGGGFSGGGGSFGGGGASSSW, encoded by the coding sequence ATGACTAGCGGGATCCTCAGGCGCGCTGCTTTGGAGCGGCTGGCGCTGCTGTGGCTGTTGCTCGGGGTCTTCTGCCTCGGGGCGCTGACCCTCGCCGCGGAGGAGGAGGTGCCCTTCCTCACCGGGCGGGTCAACGACTACGCCCAGATGCTTTCCGAGGACGTGGAGGCCCGCATCACCACCCAGCTGAAAGCGCTGGAAGAGAGCACCGGCGCTCAGGTGGTGGTGCTGACGGTGGACAGCCTGGACGGCGAGGATATCGAGGGCTATAGCTGGCGAGTGGCGGAGACCTGGGGGCTGGGCCGGGGCGAGGTGGACGACGGCATTCTCTTCGTGGTGGCCCAGAATGACCGCAAGATGCGCCTGGAGGTGGGCTATGGCCTCGAACCCATGGTCACCGACGCCCTGAGCAGCCGCATTCTCAATGAGATCGTGGCACCGCGTTTCCGCGCCGGCGACTTCGGTGGTGGGGTGGAGAAGGGGGTGAGCGCGGTGGTGGGGCTGGTGGAAGGGCGCTCCGACGCACTGCCGGAACGGGTGGCGGACTTCCCGGGGCTGCGGGGCGGCGCTCAGATCGGTGGCCTACTGGTCTTCCTGCTCACCGTCGGCACTTTTTCTCTCTCGGCGATTTTCTCCCGCGGCTGCGCGGCGGTGGTGCTCTTCTTCTTCCTCATGCCTTTCTGGTACTTCTTCCCGCAGGCTCTCCTCGGCCCACCGGCGGGGCTCATCGCATTGGTGGCGTGGCTGTTGGTCTTCCCGGTGCTCTGGCTCTGGTTCCATAAGACCGGCGCCGGCAAGCGCTTTGCGGACAAGGGGGCCTGGAGCGGTCCTTTCATCTCCGGCGGCGGTTGGTCCAGCGGCGGCGGTGGGTGGTCCAGCGGAGGAGGCGGCGGCTTTTCCGGCGGTGGCGGCAGCTTTGGGGGCGGCGGGGCGTCCAGCAGCTGGTGA